The following coding sequences are from one Achromobacter sp. B7 window:
- a CDS encoding heme ABC transporter ATP-binding protein, which yields MAAHTLSLSRGGARILTDVSLEVRPGEVVGLLGANGAGKSTLLGALAAELSADVGQITLDGAPLAGMALRQQSRRRAVLPQKPGLTFDLGVREVVAMGAYPFAELAPAQVDALVAHALGLADVAHLAGRRYPELSGGEQQRVQFARVLVQCHAARAPGESRYLLLDEPTASLDPKHQGDLLRRAWELAHEGNTGVLVILHDMNLAARWCDRLLLLNAGRAIAQGTPAQVLTAANLHLAYGIDAQVIAHPLQPDRLLVLTR from the coding sequence CTGGCCGCCCACACGCTGAGCTTGTCTCGCGGCGGTGCGCGCATCCTGACCGACGTGTCACTGGAGGTGCGCCCCGGCGAGGTCGTGGGCTTGCTGGGTGCCAACGGCGCGGGCAAATCCACCTTGCTGGGTGCGCTGGCGGCCGAGCTATCGGCCGATGTCGGCCAGATAACGCTGGACGGCGCGCCGCTTGCCGGCATGGCGCTGCGCCAGCAGTCGCGACGCCGCGCGGTGCTGCCGCAAAAGCCCGGCCTGACCTTCGACCTGGGCGTGCGTGAGGTGGTGGCAATGGGCGCCTACCCGTTCGCTGAACTGGCGCCTGCACAGGTCGATGCGCTGGTGGCCCACGCGCTGGGCCTTGCCGATGTGGCGCATCTGGCCGGCCGCCGCTATCCGGAACTGTCGGGCGGTGAACAGCAGCGCGTGCAATTCGCGCGTGTGCTGGTGCAGTGCCACGCCGCCCGCGCACCCGGCGAATCGCGTTACCTGTTGCTGGACGAACCCACCGCCAGCCTGGACCCGAAGCACCAGGGCGACCTGCTGCGCCGCGCCTGGGAACTGGCGCATGAGGGCAATACAGGCGTCCTGGTGATTCTGCACGACATGAATCTGGCCGCGCGCTGGTGCGACCGCCTGTTGCTGCTTAACGCCGGCCGTGCCATCGCGCAAGGCACCCCCGCCCAGGTGTTGACGGCGGCCAACCTGCACCTGGCCTACGGCATCGACGCCCAGGTGATCGCCCACCCGTTGCAGCCTGACCGACTGCTGGTCCTGACGAGGTAG
- a CDS encoding tartrate dehydrogenase, with protein sequence MKTYRIATIPGDGIGKEVIPAGQRVMQAIAGEGGLQFEFQNFDWGGDYYRQHGVMMPADGLDALRDKDAILFGSAGDPDIADHITLWGLRLKICQGFDQYANVRPTRILPGIDAPLKRCTPEQLNWVIVRENSEGEYSGVGGRVHQGHPIEAATDVSIMTRAGVERILRFAFKLAQSRPRKLLTVITKSNAQRHAMVMWDEIALQVSREFPDVTWDKELVDAATARMVNRPASLDTIVATNLHADILSDLAAALAGSLGIAPTGNIDPERRYPSMFEPIHGSAFDIMGQGLANPVGTFWSVVMLLEHLGETDAAARLMQAIERVTATPALHTRDLGGQARTDDVTEAVCAQLAQGRQVKAA encoded by the coding sequence ATGAAGACCTACCGCATCGCAACCATCCCCGGCGACGGCATCGGCAAGGAAGTGATTCCGGCCGGCCAGCGCGTCATGCAGGCCATTGCCGGCGAAGGCGGCCTGCAATTCGAATTTCAGAACTTCGATTGGGGCGGCGACTATTACCGCCAGCACGGCGTGATGATGCCCGCCGATGGCCTGGACGCCTTGCGCGACAAGGACGCCATCCTGTTCGGCTCGGCCGGTGACCCCGACATTGCCGACCACATCACCCTGTGGGGCCTGCGCCTGAAGATCTGCCAGGGCTTTGACCAGTACGCCAACGTGCGTCCCACGCGCATCCTGCCCGGCATCGACGCGCCGCTAAAGCGCTGCACGCCCGAGCAACTGAACTGGGTCATCGTGCGCGAAAATTCCGAAGGCGAATATTCCGGCGTGGGGGGCCGCGTGCATCAGGGCCATCCGATCGAGGCCGCTACCGACGTGTCCATCATGACGCGGGCCGGCGTTGAACGCATCCTGCGCTTTGCCTTCAAGCTGGCGCAATCGCGCCCGCGCAAGCTGTTGACCGTCATCACCAAATCCAACGCGCAGCGCCACGCCATGGTCATGTGGGACGAGATCGCGCTGCAAGTCAGCCGCGAATTTCCCGACGTCACGTGGGACAAGGAACTGGTCGACGCCGCCACCGCGCGCATGGTCAACCGGCCCGCGTCGCTGGACACCATCGTGGCCACCAACCTGCACGCCGACATCCTCAGCGACCTGGCCGCCGCGCTGGCCGGCAGCCTGGGCATCGCGCCCACCGGCAACATCGACCCGGAACGCCGCTACCCCTCCATGTTCGAACCCATCCACGGTTCGGCCTTCGACATCATGGGGCAAGGCCTGGCCAACCCGGTGGGCACGTTCTGGTCGGTGGTCATGCTGCTGGAACACCTGGGCGAGACGGACGCGGCGGCGCGTTTGATGCAAGCCATCGAACGCGTCACGGCCACCCCGGCGCTGCATACTCGCGACCTGGGCGGGCAGGCGCGTACCGATGACGTTACCGAGGCCGTCTGCGCGCAGCTGGCGCAGGGC
- a CDS encoding DUF3829 domain-containing protein: MSAILAATLMLAACGDDNAKPQAKAAEASTAQAEIVKYNQYVDAANSISQSFDETLDQYNKYMVPKMADKKPVKDYVIGNDIMVLRTKEKLEKALAMKPAIPEIDAPAKNFADALGKLAPLSTELQNYAAAKTFLSDNGALAREKSPAYVAALTEVAKAESAFYHGISVKDTANTKEAFEKAKKDTVAYYRAGMVYYGKSTLDQATGIFEGTGLGDKKDAFKQQLDKLNEMTLGFDKKTREADPKGCASTMMQANAFLAAGRKVLENTDSGRYKQDAERTGAFKMMRPTIVDDAYSLRQTFNNLINNLNVNRC; this comes from the coding sequence ATGTCCGCTATTTTGGCCGCCACGTTGATGCTCGCCGCGTGCGGTGACGACAACGCCAAGCCGCAAGCAAAAGCCGCTGAAGCCAGCACCGCCCAGGCCGAGATCGTCAAGTACAACCAGTACGTTGACGCGGCCAACAGCATCAGCCAGTCGTTTGATGAAACGCTGGACCAGTACAACAAGTACATGGTGCCCAAGATGGCCGACAAGAAGCCCGTGAAGGACTACGTCATCGGCAACGACATCATGGTGCTGCGCACCAAGGAAAAGCTGGAAAAGGCCCTGGCCATGAAGCCGGCCATCCCCGAGATCGACGCGCCCGCCAAGAACTTTGCCGACGCGCTGGGCAAGCTGGCCCCGCTGTCCACCGAGCTGCAAAACTACGCTGCCGCCAAGACCTTCCTGTCGGACAACGGCGCGCTGGCACGCGAGAAAAGCCCGGCCTACGTGGCCGCGCTGACCGAAGTGGCCAAGGCCGAAAGCGCCTTCTACCATGGCATTTCCGTGAAGGACACGGCCAACACCAAGGAAGCGTTCGAGAAGGCCAAGAAGGACACCGTGGCCTACTACCGCGCGGGCATGGTCTATTACGGCAAGTCCACGCTGGACCAGGCCACCGGCATTTTCGAAGGTACCGGCCTGGGCGACAAGAAGGACGCGTTCAAGCAGCAGCTGGACAAGCTGAACGAGATGACGCTGGGCTTTGACAAGAAGACCCGCGAGGCCGATCCCAAGGGCTGCGCCAGCACGATGATGCAGGCCAACGCCTTCCTGGCCGCCGGCCGCAAGGTGCTGGAAAACACGGACAGCGGCCGCTACAAGCAGGACGCCGAACGCACCGGCGCCTTCAAGATGATGCGCCCCACCATCGTGGACGACGCCTACAGCCTGCGCCAGACGTTCAACAACCTGATCAACAACCTGAACGTCAACCGCTGCTGA
- a CDS encoding hemin-degrading factor, with product MTNQDFTTRANELRARNEALSATQPKLRARNLAQALNVSEAEWIAAGCGGVQSAALHGSPQEIFRELGTLGEVMALTRNDWCVHERHGEYRDIQADGPVGLVLGPDIDLRVFFTAWKSAWAVQQDGRHSLQFFDGAGVAVHKVYRTDATNVAAYDALVAKFAGQAQWPDTQAYAPATDAAQVDDPAAFRQAWLAMQDTHEFFPLLRKYKVTRLAALAAVGEDLAQPVPAESVERMLQSAAESALPIMCFVGNRGMIQIHTGPVRELRRTGPWYNVLDPKFNLHLDTTAIASAWVVNKPTSDGWVTSLEVYADTGDLIVQFFGERKPGKPELAGWRELLVGLCDAPLAV from the coding sequence ATGACGAATCAAGATTTCACGACCCGCGCCAACGAACTGCGCGCCCGCAACGAAGCCCTGTCCGCCACGCAACCGAAGCTGCGCGCGCGCAATCTGGCACAGGCGCTGAATGTGTCCGAGGCCGAATGGATTGCCGCCGGCTGTGGCGGCGTTCAATCCGCCGCGCTGCATGGTTCGCCGCAAGAGATCTTTCGCGAACTGGGCACGCTGGGCGAAGTGATGGCATTGACGCGCAACGACTGGTGCGTGCACGAACGCCACGGCGAATATCGGGACATTCAGGCCGACGGCCCGGTGGGTCTGGTGTTGGGGCCCGACATCGACTTGCGCGTGTTCTTTACCGCCTGGAAATCGGCCTGGGCCGTTCAGCAGGATGGCCGCCACAGCCTGCAATTCTTCGACGGCGCTGGCGTGGCGGTGCACAAGGTGTATCGCACCGACGCCACCAACGTCGCCGCCTATGACGCGCTGGTCGCCAAGTTCGCGGGCCAGGCGCAATGGCCCGACACGCAAGCCTATGCGCCCGCCACCGACGCCGCTCAGGTCGACGACCCGGCCGCCTTCCGGCAAGCCTGGCTGGCCATGCAGGACACGCACGAATTCTTCCCCTTGCTGCGCAAGTACAAGGTGACGCGGCTGGCGGCGTTGGCGGCGGTGGGTGAAGACCTGGCGCAGCCCGTGCCGGCCGAATCCGTGGAACGCATGTTGCAGTCGGCGGCGGAGTCGGCGCTGCCCATCATGTGCTTTGTGGGCAACCGCGGCATGATCCAGATCCATACCGGCCCGGTGCGGGAATTGCGCCGCACGGGCCCTTGGTACAACGTGCTGGACCCGAAGTTCAACCTGCACCTGGACACCACCGCCATCGCCTCGGCATGGGTGGTGAACAAGCCGACCTCCGATGGGTGGGTCACGTCGCTGGAGGTCTATGCCGACACGGGCGACCTGATCGTGCAGTTCTTCGGTGAACGCAAGCCCGGCAAGCCGGAGCTGGCCGGCTGGCGCGAGTTGCTGGTTGGCCTGTGCGATGCGCCGCTGGCAGTCTGA
- a CDS encoding AlkA N-terminal domain-containing protein, protein MNLDHDACYRAISVRDARYDGRFFTAVKTTRIYCRPVCPARTPLSRNVTFFGSAAAAQEAGFHPCLRCRPETAPDLGPPRELPDSVARALALIEAGALDDAGVDAMAARLGVGDRQLRRLFRQHLGASAVAVAQTRRVLLAKQLIHETQLPMADIAFASGFGSIRRFNETFLALFGRAPGALRRSARPDVPYAAQGEIKLLLRYRPPYDWAAMLDFLRMRAIPGMERVDGDGYARTVSVDGMQGTISVRPGTGNALQATVRVARVNALPTIIARIRRLFDLGSDPVALAAQFAHDPVMAALIAARPGLRVPGAWDGFELAMRAVLGQQITVSAAIRLAGKLVAAHGAWLTQPEDGLTHCFPEPPALAHAELAGLGMPRSRAATLSAVAAAAVADPRLFDPGSSLEDAVKRLRAIRGIGEWTAQYIALRQLREPDAFPSADIGLIRALEKLEARPYTPAQLLARSDSWRPWRAYAAQHLWSAG, encoded by the coding sequence ATGAACCTGGATCACGACGCCTGCTACCGCGCCATCAGCGTGCGCGACGCCCGTTACGACGGGCGCTTCTTCACAGCGGTGAAGACCACGCGCATTTATTGCCGCCCGGTGTGCCCGGCGCGCACGCCGCTATCTCGCAACGTCACGTTTTTTGGCAGTGCCGCCGCCGCGCAAGAAGCGGGGTTTCACCCTTGCCTGCGCTGCCGCCCGGAAACCGCGCCCGACCTTGGCCCCCCGCGTGAACTACCGGACAGCGTGGCGCGCGCGCTGGCGCTGATCGAGGCGGGCGCCTTGGACGATGCCGGCGTGGACGCGATGGCCGCCAGGCTGGGCGTGGGCGACCGGCAACTACGCCGGCTGTTTCGCCAGCATCTGGGTGCGTCGGCGGTGGCCGTGGCGCAAACCCGGCGTGTGCTGCTGGCCAAGCAACTGATCCACGAAACCCAGCTGCCCATGGCCGACATTGCCTTCGCTTCCGGCTTTGGCAGCATTCGCCGCTTTAACGAAACCTTCCTGGCGCTGTTCGGGCGCGCGCCCGGCGCGCTGCGGCGTTCGGCCCGGCCCGATGTGCCCTACGCCGCGCAAGGCGAAATCAAGCTGTTGCTGCGCTACCGGCCGCCTTACGACTGGGCGGCCATGCTGGATTTTCTGCGGATGCGGGCCATACCCGGCATGGAGCGCGTGGATGGCGATGGCTATGCGCGCACGGTCAGCGTGGATGGCATGCAGGGCACGATCAGCGTGCGGCCGGGCACGGGCAACGCGTTGCAGGCCACGGTGCGCGTGGCGCGCGTGAATGCCTTGCCGACGATCATTGCGCGGATCCGGCGGCTGTTCGACCTGGGCAGCGACCCCGTTGCGCTGGCGGCGCAGTTCGCGCATGACCCGGTGATGGCGGCGTTGATCGCGGCGCGCCCTGGCTTGCGCGTGCCGGGCGCCTGGGACGGTTTTGAATTGGCGATGCGCGCGGTGCTGGGCCAGCAGATCACCGTGTCGGCGGCTATCCGGCTGGCGGGCAAGCTGGTGGCCGCGCATGGCGCATGGCTGACGCAGCCCGAGGACGGCCTGACCCACTGTTTTCCCGAGCCGCCTGCGTTGGCCCACGCGGAGCTTGCCGGTCTGGGCATGCCGCGCAGCCGCGCGGCCACGCTGTCGGCGGTGGCGGCTGCGGCGGTGGCGGACCCACGTTTGTTCGATCCGGGCAGCAGTCTGGAAGACGCGGTCAAGCGGCTGCGCGCAATACGCGGCATCGGAGAGTGGACGGCGCAGTACATTGCGTTGCGCCAGTTGCGCGAACCGGATGCGTTTCCCAGCGCGGACATCGGCTTGATCCGTGCGTTGGAGAAATTGGAAGCGCGGCCCTACACGCCCGCGCAGTTGCTGGCGCGGTCCGACTCATGGCGGCCATGGCGCGCGTATGCCGCGCAGCATCTGTGGTCGGCGGGTTGA
- a CDS encoding iron ABC transporter permease, giving the protein MSWRVSAPTALALLALALLLAVLGATAHGAVTIPLRELPALLWGTPTPENALWRNVLIDIRLPRVLFAVVTGAGLAIAGAAMQALFRNPLAEPGLIGISAGGALGAVAAIVLTSGGFWVTAPSAFVGSLLATMCAYAVGRRVPGVAGLLLAGVAITAMSFSVIGLFTFVATDAQLRDLTFWNMGSLGGANWHVLAFLAPWVLLMSAWLICQWRVMNALLLGEREAQHLGYALKRVRAQLVLASALIVGPLVAATGTIVFVGLVVPHLVRMTLGANHRWLLPATVLAGGLALVLADWMARTVVVPAELPIGLVTGLVGGPFFLWLLARGRRLA; this is encoded by the coding sequence ATGTCATGGCGCGTTAGCGCGCCGACGGCCTTGGCGCTGCTGGCCCTGGCCTTGCTGCTGGCCGTGCTGGGCGCGACGGCGCACGGGGCCGTGACGATCCCGCTACGCGAATTGCCCGCGCTGCTGTGGGGCACGCCCACGCCCGAGAATGCCCTGTGGCGCAATGTGCTGATCGACATCCGCTTGCCGCGCGTGCTGTTCGCGGTGGTGACGGGGGCGGGGCTGGCGATAGCGGGTGCGGCCATGCAGGCCTTGTTTCGCAACCCCTTGGCGGAACCGGGCCTGATCGGTATTTCGGCGGGCGGCGCGCTAGGCGCCGTTGCCGCCATCGTGCTGACCTCGGGCGGGTTCTGGGTCACCGCGCCGTCCGCCTTCGTGGGCAGCCTGCTGGCGACGATGTGCGCGTATGCCGTTGGCCGGCGCGTGCCCGGCGTGGCGGGCCTGCTGCTGGCCGGCGTGGCCATCACGGCGATGTCGTTCAGTGTGATCGGCCTGTTCACCTTTGTGGCCACCGACGCGCAGCTGCGCGACTTGACCTTCTGGAACATGGGCAGCCTGGGCGGCGCCAACTGGCACGTGCTGGCCTTCCTGGCGCCGTGGGTGCTGCTGATGAGCGCGTGGTTGATTTGCCAGTGGCGCGTGATGAACGCCTTGCTGCTGGGCGAGCGCGAGGCCCAGCATCTGGGCTACGCGCTCAAGCGGGTGCGCGCGCAACTGGTGCTGGCCAGCGCGCTGATCGTCGGTCCGCTGGTGGCGGCTACCGGCACCATCGTCTTCGTCGGGCTGGTGGTGCCGCATCTGGTGCGCATGACGCTGGGCGCCAATCACCGCTGGCTGCTGCCGGCCACCGTGCTGGCCGGTGGCCTGGCCCTGGTGCTGGCCGACTGGATGGCGCGCACCGTCGTCGTGCCGGCCGAACTGCCGATCGGCCTGGTCACGGGCCTGGTCGGCGGCCCGTTCTTCCTGTGGCTGCTGGCGCGCGGCCGGAGGCTGGCATGA
- a CDS encoding YajQ family cyclic di-GMP-binding protein: protein MPTFDVVSEVDKHELTNAIDQANRELSTRFDFKGSDAKFELEGFVVTQVASSAFQLKQMLDILRGRLSARGIDVRCLDVADPLENLGGARQKVTIKQGIEQPVAKKLIAAIKNAKLKVESQINGDKLRITGKKRDDLQSAIALLKKTDVDLPLQFENFRD from the coding sequence ATGCCTACTTTTGACGTCGTCTCCGAAGTCGACAAACACGAACTCACCAACGCCATCGATCAGGCCAACCGCGAACTGTCCACCCGCTTCGACTTCAAGGGTAGCGACGCCAAGTTCGAACTGGAAGGCTTTGTCGTCACCCAGGTGGCCTCCAGCGCGTTCCAGCTCAAGCAAATGCTCGACATCTTGCGCGGCCGCCTGTCGGCGCGTGGCATCGACGTGCGCTGCCTGGACGTGGCCGACCCGCTGGAAAACCTGGGCGGCGCCCGCCAGAAGGTCACCATCAAGCAGGGTATCGAACAGCCCGTGGCCAAGAAGCTGATCGCCGCCATCAAGAACGCCAAGCTCAAGGTGGAATCGCAGATCAACGGGGACAAGCTGCGTATCACCGGTAAAAAGCGCGACGACCTGCAATCGGCCATCGCACTGTTGAAAAAGACCGACGTCGACCTGCCCTTGCAGTTCGAAAACTTCCGCGACTAA
- a CDS encoding LysR family transcriptional regulator produces the protein MGHSSELQLVVELARAGGMSAAARQLDVTPAAVSKRLAQIEARLGVRLFNRSTRRLSLTAEGEVYLESARRILGDIEDLDALIASRQDTPRGRLKVNAPLGFGRSYIAPAIAEFSRQYPDVMLQLQLTDSPADFVQDAFDVAVRFGDLPDTRLIARKIAPNRRLVCASPAYLKAHGVPLTPHDLTRHQCIVLRQNEDAYSLWRFTKGRRSETVKVRGTLSSNDGEVTLTWGLAGLGILQRAEWDLARYLRSGRLVHVLEDYALPQADIYAVFPERHHLSAKVRVFVDFLVGYFQRDKQAAW, from the coding sequence ATGGGGCATTCCAGCGAACTGCAATTGGTGGTTGAGCTGGCCCGTGCCGGCGGCATGTCGGCGGCTGCCCGCCAACTGGATGTGACGCCGGCTGCTGTCAGCAAACGGCTGGCGCAGATCGAAGCGCGGCTGGGCGTGCGCCTGTTCAACCGCAGCACGCGGCGCCTGAGCCTGACCGCCGAAGGCGAGGTCTACCTGGAAAGCGCCCGCCGCATCCTGGGCGACATCGAAGACCTGGACGCGCTGATCGCCAGCCGCCAGGACACCCCGCGCGGCCGTTTGAAAGTCAACGCGCCGCTGGGTTTTGGCCGCAGCTACATCGCGCCGGCCATCGCGGAATTTTCCAGGCAGTATCCCGACGTGATGTTGCAATTGCAGCTGACCGACAGCCCCGCCGACTTCGTGCAGGATGCGTTCGACGTGGCGGTGCGCTTTGGCGACCTGCCCGACACGCGCTTGATCGCCCGCAAGATCGCGCCCAACCGCCGGCTGGTGTGCGCATCGCCGGCTTACCTGAAAGCGCATGGCGTGCCGCTGACCCCGCACGACCTGACGCGGCACCAGTGCATCGTGCTGCGCCAGAACGAAGACGCCTACAGCCTGTGGCGCTTCACCAAGGGCCGGCGCAGCGAAACCGTGAAGGTGCGGGGCACGTTAAGCAGCAACGATGGGGAAGTCACGCTGACCTGGGGGCTTGCCGGCCTGGGCATCTTGCAGCGCGCCGAATGGGATCTGGCGCGCTACCTGCGCAGCGGCCGGCTGGTGCACGTGCTGGAAGACTACGCGCTGCCGCAAGCCGACATCTACGCCGTGTTCCCCGAACGCCACCACCTGTCCGCCAAGGTCCGCGTCTTCGTGGATTTTTTGGTGGGCTATTTTCAGCGCGATAAACAGGCAGCCTGGTAG
- a CDS encoding hemin ABC transporter substrate-binding protein, which translates to MALGCGAAAGVHAAEPSRVISLGGSVTEIVYGLGEGDRLVGDDLSSLYPEAATRLPRVGYYRAVPVEGVLSLKPDLVLASEQAGPPDALKRLAGVGVRVVTVPDAPSVDSLKARIRAVADALGVAPAGERMVDKVTQELARAQAIAPTRARALLLMNRTGTPQGAGRDTAANEVMQLAGLTNVLHDQQGYKPLSAEAIGALAPDLIVVTQASLEATGGMDKFLAQPGVAGSPAAAKRRVVVMDDLLILGMGPRLPLALTQLKQEVADVMAR; encoded by the coding sequence ATGGCATTGGGCTGCGGCGCAGCGGCCGGCGTGCACGCCGCTGAACCCAGCCGCGTGATAAGCCTGGGCGGCAGCGTCACCGAAATCGTCTATGGCCTGGGCGAGGGCGACCGGCTGGTGGGGGACGACCTGTCCAGCCTGTACCCCGAAGCCGCCACGCGCCTGCCGCGCGTGGGCTATTACCGCGCCGTGCCGGTGGAAGGCGTGCTGTCGCTCAAACCCGACCTGGTGCTGGCCTCGGAACAGGCCGGGCCGCCCGACGCGCTCAAGCGTCTGGCGGGCGTGGGGGTGCGCGTCGTTACGGTGCCGGATGCGCCCTCGGTGGATTCACTGAAGGCGCGCATCCGCGCCGTGGCCGACGCGCTGGGCGTGGCGCCGGCCGGCGAACGCATGGTGGACAAGGTCACGCAGGAACTCGCGCGTGCCCAGGCCATTGCCCCCACGCGGGCGCGCGCGCTGTTGCTGATGAACCGCACGGGCACGCCGCAGGGCGCGGGCCGCGACACCGCTGCCAATGAAGTCATGCAGCTGGCCGGCCTGACCAATGTGCTGCATGACCAGCAGGGCTACAAGCCCCTGTCGGCCGAGGCCATCGGCGCGTTGGCGCCTGACCTCATCGTGGTGACGCAAGCGTCGCTGGAGGCCACCGGCGGCATGGACAAGTTCCTGGCGCAGCCGGGCGTTGCCGGCTCGCCGGCGGCCGCCAAGCGTCGCGTGGTGGTCATGGACGACCTGCTGATCCTGGGCATGGGGCCACGCCTGCCGCTGGCGCTGACCCAGCTTAAACAAGAGGTGGCCGATGTCATGGCGCGTTAG